In Crinalium epipsammum PCC 9333, the genomic window AGCGGATCAGCAAAGGATGTATTAGTGAGTTGCAGATCAGCTTTTAAAGCTAGGCAGTGTTTAACTGAAGTTTCTCCCAAAGTCTATCAATCGTAACAAAATTATAACCTTGCTCGATCAACATGGGAATGATTTGAGCAGTAGTTTGGGCTACGTCTTGTCCTCCATAATAGCCATCATGCAGAACAATTAACGACCCATTGTGAACTTGTCGGATAATTCGTTGAGTAACAACTGAAATTCCAGGTCGTACCCAATCTTCTGGTACAACACTCCACATTACAGGTCGATAATTCCACTCGTGTAATAAATCTAAGGTTCGGGGTCTAAACAAACCATTAGGGGGTCGCACATCACGAACATATTTAGGTTCTAAATTACAGGAAGTTGCGATCGCCTCCTGGGTTAATTCCAAACTCTGCTTCAACTCCTTACTACTTAGACGAGCAAAAGAGCGATGATCGTACCCGTGTAATCCAATCCAGTGACCTCGTTGATATACAGATCTAGCCACTGCTGGTGCGCGGTTAACACAAACACCTAGCCAGAAAAAACTAGCCGAAACTTGGTAACGATCTAATACATCTAATAGCTGCGGTGTGTATTCAGGATGCGGGCCATCATCAAAGGTAAGCGCGATTTCTTTTGAATTAGCACATCCAGCCCAAAGGCAGCTAGGAAAAGTAGGTTTAAGAATTCGGTAGAGAATTGGAGTTATGGGCGCAATCGGCATTCAGTTTTAAAGCATCTAATTTTTAAGGAATTGAATTGAAGAGTGAATAATCACCTGAGATGTAAAAGCCTAGTCAAGCTAAACGACGAGGCTATTTTTTTAAGGTTAACAATAATTTCCTATTATTACTGCTTTGTGATCAAAAAATTTTGCTGTATTTAGCCTAGCTTAGGCGCAAAAATAGGTTTGTAGTGAAGCTTTAGCGCCAAAATTTTAAGATACATCTGCCCAAAAACAATGTAGAGACGCATTATTTCGCGTCTCTACGCTGAAAGCTAAAAGCTATAAATAACCCACCTTAATTTCTGGATAGGTCTAATTGATACTTAACCAAATAGTTTTTTAGTTGCTCTTTCAGCACGAGCTTCGGCTGAAGCCATTACTTCTGCGAGATTTTCTAACATCTCTCCAGGGTAATTTTCCAAAACTCTAGTAGATAAAGAAACTCGTCCTTTACCTTCATCAAGTTCAATAATCACTGCTTTAATAGGCTGACCTATTTCAAACAGCGACGGTAAGGATTCAATATACTTTTGGCTTACCTGCTTGATGTGAATTAATCCAGTAGTACCTTCAGTTTCAACGAAGATGCCGAAAGGCTTGAGACTAGAAACTTTTCCTTCAACTAACTGTCCGACTTCTAGCTGGCTAAAGCTAGCAGCGCGATTAGCTTCACGTTGGGAAAACACCAGTTTTTTAGTTTCAGGATTAACTTCCAAAAAGCTAGTAGTCAAATTTTGACCAACTAATTCGGGTAGATTTTCCCGATCAATCAAATGCGATCGCGGAATAAACCCCCGTACCCCTTGGAAATCTACTGTCACACCCCCCTTATTCACACCACTGACGCGCACTTGCACCGATTGCTTATTGTCTTGCATTTCAGCAATAGAATCCCAAGCGTGCTTAATTTGTAACTGACGGCGAGACAGTGTTACTTGACCATCTGCATCCTGTTCCCGAATAATTAGAAATTCCTGCTCCTCCTGCAATGGCAGTACTGTCGATACATCGGTTATATCGTTTGCAGCAATCTCTTGGATGGGAACAACAGCCAAAGACTTACCACCGATATCAACATATACGCCATCAGTATCATAGCTATGTACCTTGCCGCGCACGACTTGTCCTTGTTGAAAACTATAGTCGTGTTGTTCAAGGGCTTTTGCAAAGTCATCCATTGTAAATGACTGATTTGCCTTTTGAGAAGCAGTCGATTTGGAAGTCATGAGAAGTTAAGCTGATAAGTTAAACACAGATATTGATTTCAGGTTATTGTAGTTCTTTGGCAAACAACTGTTTAACCTGTTTCCAGGCATCTGCTGCTGCGTCGGGATTATAACTACTACGTTGATCGCAAAAGAATCCGTGATCAGCTTGATCGTAGCGAAATATTTGATGAGGAATTTGATATTTTTGTAACTCTTCCTCAATTTGATCTACTTGTTCAACTGGAATGCTGGCATCTTCGCTTCCAAAGAAGGCGTAAAGCTTGCCTTTGATTTCTGGGGTGCGGGTGATTGTTGGTTCGCCGTCTCCCAAGGTGGCAGTAGCAATGCGAGCGCCATAGAAGGAGGCAGTAGCTTTGATATCTGGTAGAGTCGCTGCTAGGTAGGCAACGTGACCGCCAAAGCAAAACCCGATTACGCCAAAATTTTGTTTAACATTGGGCAGACTTTTCAAGTAATCTATTGCTGCTTGAATATCGCTGAGTAACTCTGATGCTTTGGTTTGAAAAGCATAGTTTCTACCAGTTTCGATGCTTTCTGGTGTGTATCCAGCTTCAAAATTAGGGACGGTGCGTTGAAATAGTGCAGGTGCGATCGCCATATAGCCTTCTTTAGCTAGGCGTTCTGTCACATCTCGAATGTGGGAGTTAATTCCAAAAATTTCTTGTAACACCACAATACCTGGAAATACTCCCTCGCTGGCTGGCATCGCTATGTAAGCCGAAATTTGGATATCTCCATTAGAAATTTTAACGGTATCAGTACGAATTTCTTGGTCTGTCATCATAATTTTCGATTTTGTTGGCGTTGATTTTATACCAATTTGGAAAAGTATCGCTACAAATATTTGAGCTAGAAACGTACCATGCTACGTTTTTATCAAGTAATTTTTGTGTTTTAGTGGACGATCGCAACCTAAATCAGCGATAAAAGTACTTAATAGATCGCGCATCCAGCACAATAAGTTCTATATGCGCTCTTATTACAGGGTTTTAGGGTGCAAAATATGGTTCAGTTTCAAATTCAGCCAGATAGTGAAGTCCCTGCATCAAAACAGTTATTTGACCAGATGCAATTTGCGATCGCCTCTCGTCAGTTTCCACCTGGTAAGCGTTTGCCTAGCACCAGACTATTAGCTATGCAAACAGGGCTGCACCGTAACACTATTAGCAAAGTATATAAACAACTAGAAGAAGGTGGACTGGTAGACACCCAAGCCGGATCGGGCATTTATGTCCGCGCTTTAGGTCATGAGATTGGCACTCAACATCGATCGCCACTGCTGGATAACTATCCCAAAGCTAATCAAATTGTCCAAAAAAGCTTGGATGAACTACTCAACCAAGATTTTTCACTTTCTTTTGCCAGAGAATTATTTTTAGCAGAAATCGACTGGCGCTTACGCTGTAGTGCTAGAGTGCTGGTGACAGTTCCCCAAAGAGATCTTGGCGCAGGTGAGTTGATGGTGCAAGAACTCGAAGAAGCCTTAAAAATTCCAGTCCAACTGGTTCCTCTGGAAGAACTTCAAGTATTGCTACAGCAAACACACTCCGCCACAGTAGTAACTAACCGCTATTTTATTCAAGAAGCAGAAGCGATCGCTGCCCCTAACTCGGTGCGCGTTATCCCTGTGGATATTCACGACTACGAAGACGAACTCAAATTAATTACAGATTTACCTAAAGACAGCTATCTTGGGATCGTTAGCCTCAGTGCAGGTATTTTAAACGTTGCAGAAATTATTATTTATAGTCTGCGTGGCGATGATTTGCTTGTAGTGACTTGCCAAGTTACAGATACCTACAAGCTCAAAGCTATTGTACGCAGCGCCCATACCATTATCGCCGATCAAGTAACTTTACCTACGGTTAAGGCAGCAATTGCCGCCGCCAGAGAAGATATTATTCGCCCACCCCAAATATTTATCAGTGAAAACTACATCTCCACCAAGTCGATTAGTTTGTTGAAACGGGAATTGGGCTTAGAGTAATGATCAACGTAACAATAAATACAATTTTCCCAATGTTTAATTGGGAGCAATTTTTCTTTTCAGCTAATGATTTTAGCTGATAAGCTGTTGTGTTTCTAGGTTTTATCTTTGAGGGGGAGAGGAGGGAGGAGGGAGGAGGGAGGAGAGAGGGGAAAAGCGTTTGATAACTTTTCTCTTAATTTAAAAATGTACAAGTTTATTTGCGTAGACGCAAAACTTCGGCAGTAAGGTCGCTCATGCTGACAAATTACCTAGCTATATCCGTAAAAATACGTAAGTGTAATCAGCTAGATCGCCTTAATTTCCAATTCATCGGCTAAAGTGAAGATTGTTGTTTTTGGTTAATGGGAGAGTGAGCTTGCCCACTCCTCAGCTTAAACATTTCTATCACTTTATTACAAATTTCTTCAAATTATTGTTCCAGCTTTTGATCTACTAATCAATTATTTATAGATGGAAATGATGCAAATAAAACTTTTTAACTTAGAATGATAAAATTACGATGATTATATGAGCTTCGAGGGTCTGCTGTGATCCGTTCTGCAACTTTAACGCTTCAGCCGACGCTGCCACAGATGGTGGACAGTAATCGCCTAAGGTTATTCTCTGGTTCCGCCAATCTGCAACTGTCTCAGGAAATTGCTCGCTATTTAGGTATGGACTTAGGTCCCATGCTCCGCAAGCGATTTGCAGATGGTGAGCTATACATCCAAATTCAGGAATCAATCCGAGGTTGTGATGTTTATTTGATTCAGCCAACTTGCCAGCCAGTGAACGATCACTTAATGGAGTTGCTGATCATGATCGATGCCTGTCGTCGCGCTTCGGCTCGGCAAATCACGGCTGTCATGCCTTACTATGGATACGCTCGTGCAGATCGTAAGACTGCTGGGCGCGAATCCATCACAGCCAAGTTGGTTGCTAACTTAATTACTCAGGCTGGAGCCGATCGCATTTTAGCAATGGATTTGCATTCTGCTCAGATCCAAGGCTACTTTGATATTCCGTTCGATCATGTCTACGGTTCACCTGTACTAATTAATTACTTAGCCAGCAAGCAACTATCAGATCTAGTGGTGGTTTCACCCGATGTCGGTGGAGTTGCACGAGCGAGAGCATTTGCCAAAAAGCTCAATGATGCTCCTCTAGCAATTGTTGATAAGCGTCGCCAAGCCCATAACGTGGCAGAAGTTATGAATGTAATTGGCGATGTTGCTGGTAAAACAGCCGTTTTAGTAGACGACATGATCGACACTGGTGGCACAATTAGCGAAGCCGCTAGGATATTGCGACAGCAGGGAGCTAGACAAGTTTATGCTTGTGCTACTCATGCCGTTTTCTCTCCACCTGCGATCGAACGTCTATCTAGCGGTGTGTTTGAAGAAGTAATTGTCACAAATACTATTCCAGTTCCCGAAAGCGATCGCTTTGAGCAGCTTACGCTGTTGTCAGTAGCAAACGTATTAGGTGAAACTATCTGGAGAATTCACGAGGATACTTCTGTTAGCAGTATGTTCCGCTAGCCAAAATTAACCAAAAAGGAGTCAGGATTCAGAATGATCGCCTGAATTCTCCTGACTCCTGACTTGTTTAATTTTTGATTTACTAAGAAGTAACAAAACGTTTTTTTAGTGATTCCGCACGACGTTTGGCAGTGTCATTGTCGGGATCATACTTAAGAGCATCTTCATAAGTTTGTAAAGCTTGAGCCGTTAATTTTTTACGCTCGTAAGCGTGAGCAAGATTGTTAATCCCAGTTACATAGTTTGGTTGGGCTTTCAAGGCTTCTTTGTAGTTCCGAATTGCTAAATCGTATTGCTCTTGAGCAAAATAAGCAAAGCCTAACCCGTTGTATGTCAAAGCAAGAATTTCAGGTTCAGGATCTTCAGCTTTTAACGCTTTCTGAAACTGACCAATAGCTTGAGAGTAAAGTTTTTTATCTAGATAAATGCTACCTAACTGATAATAGTCTTCAGGCGCACCTTTTTCATTACTCAGTTGACCTTGTAGCCTAGAAATCGCCATTTCTGTCTGACGAGTTTTGAGAACCTGACGCAGAATTGTAAAACCAGCAATGGCAAGTAAAATAAGTAAAACCGAGAGATAAAGAATGGGAAGAGAACTATCCATAATTTTGTACGATCGCGCTATTGCAGGGGAAGTTAATTTTTGTCTAATTCAAGTCGGATAGATTAAACGTATATTTTGATCTGGTTGGACTAAGATTATAACTTTTTAACTTTACAACGATTTGGGATAAATTTTTGTCAGTTCTGCCAGTCGCCAGCTTAGAGTTTAGGGTAAACCCCAATAATTGGCGCGTTCTTTTAACCAACCTTCAGCTTGCCAACGAGCGATCGCACTATTTACCTGACGGCGTAAAGTATCATACTTCAATCCCTTGGGCATCACTACAGACAATGCTTCAGTTGATAACCGTGAAGGCAGAAGACGATATTGGGGATACTCCTGCACCCAGCCAGCTAATACACTAGCATCAGCAGCAAAGGCAACAACCTGATTAGATTCTAACAGCGATCGCCCTGCTTCATAAGAATCTACTCCCACCAACTGGGCATTCGGTAAATTATATTTTACGTCGGCAATGGTGCTAGAGCCTTTAATTACAGCAATTTTTTGACGAGAGAGATCGTTTATCAGCCTCACATTGGGATTTTTGGTGACAAAAGTAGTGCCATCCAAGTAGTATGAAAAACTCAAGTCAACCAACCGAGATCGGGCTGTTGTTGCTGCTACCCTAGCAATTGTCAAGTCAACTTTATTATTTGTAACAACAGATAAGCGATCGCGATTATTGACTGGTTGCAAAACAACAGCTTCAGAATTACCCAATATTTCTGCTGCCAGACGTTTAGCTAAATCTATTTCTAGTCCCTGCAAATTGCCTGCGGTATTGCGAAAACCTAACGGACGCAAATTATCTTTAACAGCAACTATTAAAGAACCCCGTTGCTTAATTTTTTCTAACTCCGCAGCAGAGGCGCAATTTGAATTAAAACTTAAAAATGAAATAGCTACAAACAGCAGGAACAATAAAGGATGAAGTCTGAAGAGTGAAGTTTTAAATTTCATGCTTCAACCTTCAACCTTCAACCTTTAGCCTTGAGAAGAAGTAGCTAACTGTACCACTTGGGCAAAGCTACCTGGATCAATTACTGCGATTTGCGCCAACATTTTACGGTTAATTTCGATATTGGCTTTTTTCATTTTGCCGATCAATTGGCTATAACTAACGCCTTGCATACGTGCTGCGGCGTTAATACGGGTGATCCACAGGCGACGAAAATCACGCTTGCGTTTTTTGCGATCGCGATAGGCGTTACGCAGCGCCTTCATCACCTGTTGATTGGCAGTCCGATACAATTTTGAATGCGAACCTCGGAAACCCTTGGCAAGCTTGAGAATCTTTTTGCGGTGCTTACGAGCGACATTACCGCGTTTTACCCGTGTCATAGCTAGTTTTTGTTTTTAGTAGTTAACAATGCGCGATCGACCCAATTAGGCAAATCTACAAATAAGGCAGCATGAGGCGTACATTTTCCTCATCTCTTTCATGCACCAGAGCTTTTTGAGACAAACGATTTCTACGTTCAGAACTCTTATGCTCTAAAAGGTGATTTTTAAAGGCTTTACGGCGAAAAATTTTGCCGCTTCCTGTAGCTTTAAAACGCTTCGCCGCAGCCCTGCGGGTTTTTAGTTTAGGCATACACTGGCTTTAATTCGACACAATCTCTTATTTTACTATTATCTGTGTTTTTTAGTCAATTAGTTGATATAGCAGTTAGCGGTTAGCTATTAGCGGTCAGCTTTTTTATGTGAAGCTACTTATACTAAATCCGCTTTGATTACCCGTTTTTTTGATTAAACCGCCAAGACGCAAAGGACGCGAAGAAAGAGAAAGAAGATTTTGGGGGTATTCAACAAAGGATTTTGTATTATCTGCGTTTATCTGCGTCCATCTGCTTGCATCTGCGTTCTAAAAAAATTAGGACTTTTGCAAGAATTATAATACTTCTGATAAAGCTACGACAGAATTAGGAAAGCGACTTTTCAATGCTGGAATTACAGGGCAAGGCTTTTTCTCCTGCAAATTGTCTCCTTGGTTGTGGTTAAATGTATTCCATCTAAAAGGTCCTTTATCTTCTGCTGCCATCCATAGCAGACGCTTGGCGCGTGTCATGGCTACATATAATAAGCGGTATTCTTCGGCACTCTTTAAACGTGCTGCTTGTTGCCAAGCTTCAGTTGCAACTGGAAGTTCAGGCAAATCTTGTGGTTGCAGATATTTACCATGTAGATAAGCCCGAATTTGCGCTCTTGCAACTTCTGCTAGGGTAAATTCTCCCAAAAATTGAGCAGCAGTAGGAACCCAAGGAGAACCAGGAAGGGTATCTTCATGCAAAAAGGGAATGAAGACATAATCCCAGTCTAAGCCTTTAGCTTTGTGCATCGTAATAATAGTGAGTTGACCTTTTCGCAGATAACGACCTTCGCTGTCTTCTGCTTCTACTGGTTCAAACTTTTCTGAGTTGACAATTTCGCTCAGGACAGTTAAGTTTGCGCTCAAGGAACCGTTACCAGCAGTTTGTTTGGCGATTCTTTCTGCTAATTTATCTGCTGTTGCTAGTTCAGATTGATCGTAGTTTAAAGTCAGAGCTAAGAAAGAAATTAGCTGATAATGGGGAAGTTCTAAACGGGCGCGTAAAAGGCTGCGACAATAGCGACCTGCTTGGCGCACCGCAGGTGTTTGGGGTGGATCTAAAGGACCTGGATAGAGGAATTGCTCTGGTAAGCTGGCAAGGGCGTTAAGGTCTTGGGTAGGGATAAGTTGACGCTGTACGAAGACTTCTAATGCTGCTTTGAGATAATCAGGGGAATGGGGACGGTCGAGAAATTGCAGCACTGCGAGAATTTCTGCGGGGACGTGAGAATATAGATTGCTTTGGGCAACGTCGTATACTTCTATACCGTGTTCGCGTTGCAAAAAGTGTAGTTGTTCGGCAATAAAGCTGCCTTGTCGGTTCTCTCGTACTAAAACTGCGGCGTTGCCTTCTGGGTTTTGGGCAAATAATTCAATAACGCGCTTACCAATTAGCTTAACTGTGTCATAAACATCACGCGGTTTGTAAATTTCTAGCCCTCGACCTGTGGGCGCTGGGTTAGCATCTTGTTGAGGGTCATCTAAATTAACGGGGCGAATATTTTGGGGGCTAAAAGGCAGTTCTGATTTAGGATTGGATAATTCTGATCCTATTTGTTCGCCTCCATAACTACGATTAACCCAGTTAAGAACAAAGTTAGCTGCATCAATAATAATTCGAGAACTACGCCCAGCTTGATCCATTGTTGCTAAACGCCCTATTTGGCTGCATTCAGAGCAAAAGGAGCGAAAATAGATCGGGTCTGCTGGGGTGAAGGTAGAGTTAATTGCTTGGTTAGGATCTCCTACTCGTACTAAATTAAGGTTATTTGTATTAGTAATTTCAAATTGTTTTGCGCTTCCTGAGTCGGTGGCGAGAATTTCTAATAATTTGGTTTGCAGGGGAGATGAGTCTTGCGCTTCGTCTTCAAATACGGCAAATACTTGATCTTGCCAAATCTTACGGGCGCTGTCGTTTTCTAGTACTCGTAGTGCTGCGAGGATCATATCATCGTAGTCGATGAAGTCGCGCGATCGCCTAGAGTTTTCATATTGTTCATATAAGCCAGCCGCGATCGCTAATATGCCATAATCATCCGGTGTTTGCTCGCTCATTAACCATAAATCTTGTGGTGTCAAACCAGAACTTTTGGCTTCGCGAATCACTATATTAGCTAGGCTAGGCAGTACTTCTGTCCGCAACACTGATTGTCTTCTCAGCCGTTCTGTTTCTTCTCCATCAAATTGATTACCTTCTAATAAGGCGTTATAACGCCGAGAATTAACAGCAATCCATTGTTCTACACAAGAGCGAATTAAGCGATGATTTTGGTTAGGTGAAATTATTGTAGCTGTATCTAAGTTTAAAGCTGATAAATCTGGATATCTGCTGGCAATATTTAGTGCTAAACCGTGTAATGTATGAACAGCAAATCCTGTTTGTGGTAGTGATAACTCTCGTAGAGACTGACGAATTTTGGCTTTAATATTAGCAGCAGCAGAACGGGTAAAAGTAACAATAATTAGTTGTTTACGAGTATTTAATTGGTAACGTGCGATCGCAATTGCCGCAGCTACCGCCATCCCTGTAGACTTACCAGCGCCAGGAACCGCAGAAACGGCTAATGATCCTCCTTGCCAATCAGCCATGCTTTGTTGCCCTGGACGTAGGTTATTACGGAGGCGTTGTATTGCTTGCTGTCGGAGATTTGCGATCGCACTTTGATTCGATGGCGATACTGTTTCAGTTGTGCTAGTGACTAAAGATCCCTTACTATCGGGACTTGTAAACGGATGATCTGGTGTGTCTGACATTTTTCTTTTAACACGAAAGCGAGGGGTGAGCAGTAAATTATTAATTCCCCTATAAAGGTAACTACAATTAGCTAACAATGACTATTTTTTTAGTAGCAATAATATGGATACAAGCGAGAAACGCTTACGACATTATTTAATGCTATTAGGGATAATTATCCTGGGAGTAGCTTTACGGTTTTGGCATCTTGATTTTAAACCTTTATGGTTGGATGAGGTAATTACAGCTTTAGTTACTCTGGGAAATGGCTATGATGATGTTCCCAAGTTAGAGTTGTTTGGTGTTGAGCAATTACAGCAGCTATTTACGCTGAAAAAAGAAGTTAGTTGTGCTGTAGTTATTCAGACGTTAATTAATCAGTCTACTCATCCGCCGATATTTTTTTGCTTACTAAACAGTTGGTTAAGCTTACTTAAGCCTAATTTTAATACTGTGAGTTGGGCAATGCGATCGCTTCCTGCTTTATTTGGAGTATGTGCGATCGCTGTTGTATACTTCCTCAATGGTATCGCTTTCTCTCCCACCGCAGGACTAATCGGGGCTGCAATTATGGCAGTCTCTCCCTTTGGAGTTTACCTTTCCCAAGAAGCGCGTCATTATACCTTAGCAATATTACTAATTAGCCTAGCACTACTAGCACTCATCAAAATCCAACAAGACATTTATCAACAATTACCACCACGACCTTTAATCTGGATAATGTGGGGTATTTTTAACAGCATTAGTTGTTACATCCACTATTTTTGTATTTTATCCTTAGTTGCTCAAATATTCACACTAACCTTACTGTTTTATTTGCAACGTCATACAATTGCTTCCCAGAGACAAATAAAAGTTGCTACCTTAACAATTATCGGCATCTGCTTGAGCTATTTACCTTGGTTCCCAATACTAATTAAACATTTTGGTCAACCTGAAACAAACTGGCTTGTACCTCCACAAAATATAACTCCATTTTACCAAATTGTAATTAATTGGTTACTAATGGTTATTTCGTTACCAGTAGAAGAACAACAGATATGGATCAAGATTCCATCTGCTTTGCTAACACTACTATTTGCTATCTGGTTTGGCTGGCAAGTTATCCAAGGATTACACAAACTTTGTCAGCAACCAGCAACTCAACCAAGTGTTATTACGCTGGGTAGTTTCATTATCGGTGTGCTGTTAGAATTTATCTTAATTAGTTATCTTTTGAAAAAGGATATTACTGCTGTACCTCGTTATCACTTTGTCTACTTTCCAGCAATATGTGCTTTATTCGCAGCTAGTATCGCCATCAATATTAAACAACCAACCAGTATTTTTTTACCTAACCATCATTTATTTTTAATTATTGTATTAGTTGGTTGCATTAGTTCTATTTTAGTAGGATTTAACATAATTTATCAAAAACCCTATAAACCAGAACAAGTTGCCCAAAACCTGAATATTAAACAACCTATTCCATTAATGGTTGTCGCTGAATATAGTGACTCTCAGGATTTAG contains:
- a CDS encoding glycosyltransferase family 39 protein, which gives rise to MDTSEKRLRHYLMLLGIIILGVALRFWHLDFKPLWLDEVITALVTLGNGYDDVPKLELFGVEQLQQLFTLKKEVSCAVVIQTLINQSTHPPIFFCLLNSWLSLLKPNFNTVSWAMRSLPALFGVCAIAVVYFLNGIAFSPTAGLIGAAIMAVSPFGVYLSQEARHYTLAILLISLALLALIKIQQDIYQQLPPRPLIWIMWGIFNSISCYIHYFCILSLVAQIFTLTLLFYLQRHTIASQRQIKVATLTIIGICLSYLPWFPILIKHFGQPETNWLVPPQNITPFYQIVINWLLMVISLPVEEQQIWIKIPSALLTLLFAIWFGWQVIQGLHKLCQQPATQPSVITLGSFIIGVLLEFILISYLLKKDITAVPRYHFVYFPAICALFAASIAINIKQPTSIFLPNHHLFLIIVLVGCISSILVGFNIIYQKPYKPEQVAQNLNIKQPIPLMVVAEYSDSQDLALELSFMSALSNIRVNDLVNNTDISFAFLPKTPVREVFWQNLSQLPITTTSNLALWVFSNRIKALFYPKEVIIEENISCGVDSNHSYMNKTFYQLYKCQK